From the Bombus vancouverensis nearcticus chromosome 3, iyBomVanc1_principal, whole genome shotgun sequence genome, one window contains:
- the Mettl14 gene encoding methyltransferase like 14, which produces MLQTLRERSQKRKKLLAQTLGVSSVDELRQILGTDVDDTQKKKLKSVSEKSENGVKDLKSETGPTDEIVYKDSSTFLKGTQSSNPHNDYCQHFIDTGQRPQNFIRDVGLADRFEEYPKLRELIKLKDDLIAETATPPMYLKTDLLTYNLKELNCKFDVILIEPPLEEYQRTCGATNVQLWNWDQIMELDIGEVAANRSFVFLWCGSSDGLDMGRFCLRKWGFRRCEDICWIRTNINNPGHSKNLDSKAVLQRTKEHCLMGIKGTVRRSTDGDFIHANVDIDLIISEEPEYGSIEKPVEIFHIIEHFCLGRRRLHLFGRDSTIRPGWLTVGPELTNTNFNADLYTSYFANGQITTGCTERIEALRPKSPPPKGKVAGRGRGGFTRGRGRGR; this is translated from the exons ATGCTTCAGACGCTACGCGAACGTTCGCAAAAACGCAAGAAGTTGCTCGCTCAGACG TTAGGTGTTTCGAGCGTAGACGAGTTGCGGCAAATTCTTGGAACGGATGTCGACGATACGcagaagaaaaaattgaaatcggTATCAGAGAAATCGGAGAACGGAGTGAAAGATTTAAAAAGTGAGACAGGTCCGACCGACGAAATCGTTTACAAAGACTCGTCAACATTTTTAAAG GGAACACAATCGTCGAATCCGCATAATGACTACTGTCAACATTTCATTGATACGGGTCAGCGACCTCAAAATTTCATTAGGGACGTGGGTCTGGCGGACAGATTCGAGGAATACCCGAAACTACGGGAGCTGATCAAGTTGAAAGATGATTTAATCGCTGAAACCGCAACACCTCCCATGTACCTAAAAACTGACCTGCTTACGTACAATTTGAAGGAACTGAATTGCAAGTTTGATGTAATTTTGATCGAACCCCCTTTGGAAGAGTACCAACGCACCTGCGGCGCTACAAACGTGCAACTTTGGAATTGGGATCAG ATAATGGAATTGGATATCGGCGAAGTGGCGGCCAATCGGAGCTTCGTGTTTCTGTGGTGCGGCAGTAGCGATGGACTAGATATGGGACGTTTCTGTCTTCGAAAATGGGGCTTTAGACGATGCGAAGACATATGCTGGATTCGCACCAACATTAATAACCCGGGGCACAGTAAAAACCTAGATAGCAAGGCCGTACTTCAGAGAACCAAAGAACACTGCCTAATGGGTATCAAGGGGACCGTCAGACGATCCACGGATGGAGATTTCATTCATGCAAACGTCGATATTGATTTGATCATTTCGGAGGAGCCCGAATATGGTTCTATAGAAAAGCCTGTCGAGATTTTTCATATAATCGAACACTTCTGTCTCGGCAGACGACG ACTGCATTTGTTCGGTCGAGACAGTACTATTCGACCAGGCTGGCTTACTGTAGGCCCTGAGCTAACCAACACGAATTTTAACGCAGACCTCTATACTAGTTACTTTGCCAACGGTCAAATCACCACTGGTTGTACAGAACGTATCGAAGCTCTCAGACCAAAGTCTCCACCGCCAAAGGGAAAAGTCGCCGGTCGAGGTAGAGGCGGTTTCACTCGAGGACGTGGTAGAGGAAGGTAA